The following proteins are co-located in the Pararge aegeria chromosome 3, ilParAegt1.1, whole genome shotgun sequence genome:
- the LOC120636709 gene encoding uncharacterized protein LOC120636709 has protein sequence MALSVALPLGGLETENFNSFRHIIDIAGLSQSQTSPSPSVSSESSGIGSLGSLKSESINNDSLPSSPQTTEKKLFEPFVQPQPCQKEKKVEDVKIIYGGHDILNLSANLTDSRWNYRATMLPPNNPALFFANRSQYHRLGPYGTRTQYVKDSCRMCGFNWVVAATE, from the exons ATGGCTTTATCAGTTGCACTACCTCTGGGTGGGTTGGAGACAGAAAATTTTAACTCGTTCAGGCATATCATAGATATAGCGGGCCTATCCCAGTCGCAGACGAGCCCAAGTCCATCTGTCTCCAGTGAATCTAGCGGTATCGGCTCGCTGGGATCGTTAAAATCCGAATCGATCAATAACGATTCCCTGCCGTCTAGTCCTCAAACAACAGAGAAg aaaTTATTTGAACCCTTTGTGCAACCACAGCCATGTCAGAAAGAGAAAAAAGTTGAAGATGTTAAAATCATATATGGAGGACATGATATTCTCAACTTGAGCGCTAATCTCACTGATTCCCGATGGAACTACCGTGCCACAATGCTGCCGCCAAACAACCCTGCGCTGTTCTTTGCTAACCGGTCACAGTACCACCGGCTTGGGCCCTACGGGACACGCACACAGTATGTAAAAGATTCTTGCCGTATGTGTGGCTTCAATTGGGTTGTAGCTGCCACAGAGTGA